AGGgctgaaattaatttaagaagTTTTTGATGTATGCATTTTAGGTTTCGTGgtaaaatccaaaatatgaTTTGTTTTGATGACGTCACAAGAGCGAATGTTGTATCAATTACTGAAATATTCTGTTCATATTCAATAATATCTTAACACCTTGATGACATGGATgaaaaatgtgcgaaatcggttcacagccacacctacttcccatataactggATTCTCCAttctgattcattcactttataatatatacattaggatcCAATGaggataacggaataaaactttacaaaaatagtttatttgaGCTGTGTCATCATTTGTGAAAAACTTGTCGAGTTCGGACTAGAACTTTTCAAGGTACCTGagcaatttttcaccgaaaatatcggtaaatctctcagatactttaattaaattctgaataaatatttttcttctaatagtgtgtctatgtaccaaaaatggttcagaattaaaatcgggtcaaaaattcccctagctcccatataccttataggTTTTTCAGggctttataccttataaaacggttaatatgtgatttaCCTTAGCATAataaagtgagtgtatagtcttgaataaagtgtaccttggtggtgaaaatgacagaaatcggttcaggaattacctcagccctcatatactatatatgacgattttcgttattctagtgaactttatgccgaatatatgggtcaaattgtgtgttatcttgatatcaataaattgcgagagtataaaatgttcggttgcacccgaacttagcctttcctaacTTTTTCAGATTTCTTTTTTGCTACTGCAACTATATAAAATGATAAAGTGAGTGTGGGATCTTTGGCtgatattttttctacattgaaagctttaaatatcttaaatagCTCTTTTATACTATGTCTTAAAACCTTTAATGTTGTAACTCAACATTTTGAGATATACTGTGATTTTTggcattttgaaataatttttcaatagtaATTGTAAAAATCTACATAATTCTTTCAATTGTGATTTCAATTAGGACACAAGACATACACTTTAAAGAATTCTAGAAAAAGCTAAATTTCTTCTAAAATCctttctaaaaaaattgaacAGTGTTCAGTATTGAAAGACCTATTTATGATAAAGCTTGATCAAGCAGATGTGATCAATATATTCGTATTATCACAACACGCTTGAGTTCATTTAATAACCCAGAGAATAAACTttccattatattttaaaacaatgatATACCTCCGAAAGACTCACAGAGCTTTAACGATATGTCATGACTCGGCCAAAAAACAGTTTATCAACTTTTAATATGCTTCTTGAATTATGGTTCGTGAAATTTCCCATTGAAAGATGGATTACCTTAAGAAATACGTACCACCCTTTTaagaagatttatatataatcacaaATAACCATAACATTCACCTTCcgtaaaataagaaatatatatatgtatatttcatttgGCAAAAAACACTTGTccatacaaaattatttgtagTTCTAAATAATAACGAATAcgtgtataataaatattttgtttaatgtagtatttgtgaTTCTAAGAATAACGCGATTCGTCATCTAatctctaaaataaaaaaaaaaaattgccaaacaatatttttttcatattttctgatGCAATAGGTCTGTGGAATGTCGTTATTAACCTAACtaactaattttaaataatactagGATAGTTACAAAAGAATCCTTTTTAACGGATGCGTCGAGGTCAAATAGGGAAGATTGATAGGCTGATTGTTGATAATTCTCTTCCAAGGTTGTAGAACACTGTAACTTTTCTCAAGCAGACTtgggtttattttattattctaggagatttgaagatttatgcacatataacaaaataatatgtaaatattttagaaatttcgtTCTCAAGGCGAGAGCTTTATGAGGGAAGGCTAATAAGTATATCCAGGTTTCATCATAAGTGTAGTGGTGTGCGAAATAACGACGCAATGTAAGACAACACTCCTCGTTCTGAAAAAAACAAAGTGATGACAAAACGTGATACGAATAGCGGTCTCCATTCTACAGGCTATGTAAACCTTCGAGTGGATTTTATACAATGAAGTTAAATTCTATGGTACATTTTGGATATCGTATCATATTTTTCAAGTTTCACGAGTTCCCCAAGACATTCATTACTTTCAATGTAAATCTTTACAACAAAATCACATTTCTTTAATGACCCACCTGAACTGTGTACTGAAGCATGGTCCCAACAACTTCAGTCGAGAAAATTAGATTACAGAATATAATATGGAAGCAACAACGAAAGACGAGAATTATATTTTCCACCTATATAACTACTACAGAACAACTACCAACGGTAGAAAATTTAGAtcacataatataaatatattcaatatggcGATTATTAATTAGATCGCCAATAGTTTGGCGATTCAAATCCCCATATGCCTCCACAGGCAATATCAAAACTTCGAGTAGGTTTGTAGTATGAGAAGACATCAAAGATAATCTAACAGCTTTTAGGGGGTGTCTCAAGGAGagagtttaaatatttcaaaatttgaagaaaaaaatatttgtcttattaaatagtataacATGTTCAAAATGGTATCCAAATAATCAATAGAGATAGACCTTTTCGAAGTTCCCTCCATCAAGCCACATCAGTTGAATGTAAAACTTAAAACGAGTTTATATCAAGGCTTTTTCGATTTCTCGAAATGTTAAAAAGCGATTTCGTTATTATTTTGCACACATCATGAAATatcatgaaaaataataaattttttccgACCAATATAtagcgaaaattttaccaaaaatgtgATTCTTTTTGTTAAaagtgtcaaaaattcaaattttaatattttcttttttcctttgtacattaactagatttatccatgtactatcgaaatatatttggtttattgatttagaTGAGCCAATAATGGGTGATGCTGACCACGGCAAgagccatttttatactctgaaCAGagagggtatattaagtttgtcacgatgtttgtaacacccagaaggaagcgtcggagaccctataaggtatatatataaatgatcagtatgttgagctgagtcgatttagccatgtccgtctgtatatacgaactagtccttcagtttttaagatatcgttttgaaattttgcagatgttattttctcttcaagaagctgctcatttgtcggaactgccgatatcggatcactatatcatatagctgccatacaaactgaacgatcggaatcaagggcttgtatggaaaacttcctcattttactacatatcttcacgaaatttggtgtgagttattgttcatagaaataatttaatctccgaaaaaattgttcagatcggtcactatagcatatagctgtcatacaaactgaacgatcgtaatcaagggcttgtatggaaaacttccgcattttactacatatcttcacgaaatttcgtgtgagttattgttcatagaaataatttaatctccgaaaaaatttttcagatcggttcactatagcatatagctgtcatacaaactgaacgatcggaatcaagggcttgtatggaaaacttccgcattttactacatatcttcacgaaatttggggtgagttattgttcatagaaataatttaatctccgaaaaaatttttcagatcggtcactatagcatatagctgccatacaaaccgaacgatcggaatcaagggcttgtatggaaaacttccgcattttactacatatcttcacgaaagttggtgtgagctattgttcatagaaataatttaagctccgaaaaaattatatagttactaaaagaaatgcacctgtgaagggtatattagcttcagtaaagccgaagttaacgctttttcttcttttaaatgTTAAGGGAGATGAGTTATCAATGGCTgagtttttaaactttttgaataaaaatttcacaaaatactgtttaaaaatGTATCCTTGATTTgctgaattatttaaatgaaatatatgattatactatatatgttaaaaaaatggtaaaaatacgcttgttttcaatatttgaaactCAACTAACTCCTTAGTAGATCGGCATAgttcaatataatattatataatatacatataacttcGAATATGTTTGCTGGAGAAGACATAAAGAATTGACTTAAAACACTCTTCTGttctttattaattaaaataaaaataaacacacacccaaaattctttaaataaaagtaaagaaaaaggaaaacaacaatattttcacaCTTCTAACTTTtagcaaacaaatatatttatttacttagtaCAGTCATCTATTTTATGAATACAGTTCTAGACAAATTTACATAATAAGAATGTTTACCAAAACTACTTTAATTGAAAACTAACCATTAGATACTATATGAGTCAATTGTAACTAAATTAAAACGCATTACatgttttttttagtttatttgcccaacaaaaatattagttttatattatttacagcTGTTGAAATTAATTGACGTAAGCAAAAAATCTTCCATAGAAGTGTTTACGCTGAGCACAGAGCTTTTTTCGTATAAAAGTTTAAAACAGTCCATGACCTTAATCAAAAACTCTATGACTTCCAAAAGAACTACATATCATACCATTAAAATGAGAGCACACGCAGTTACAGCTTTGTACGCACTTATAGCTATTTCGTGTTTAGGTAAGtacagcaaaaaaatttaaaaatattagttaaaaCCTTATAATTTCCAACTAACATCATAGGCTGTTCATTTTGTGGCCTAATAACGGAACTTGGCGAACCGTTTCAACAGGCCGACGAAGGTGTCAATGAAGTGAGCGATATATTACCAAATGCAAACATAGATCCCGTCATAGATGCCATACAAGTTAATAAAAATGACGCTGAACCAGTCGATATTTCTTCAGATTTAAATCCCGTCGCGGGCATCATCAGTCCTATACCTGGTGAACTGGGTTTCTTTCATAAGTTAATCGCCATACTAACCAAACTGCTGTCATCGGTGAAACCAAACGATTGTGAAGAGCATAAAGAAGATAACGACTCAACTACCGAATCAGTGGAATCTAATGAGACAACTGATGCACTTGACAATGAAAACTCGACTGTTGTAGCTACCGAAATACCAATTGATTCCGATGCCGGTGAGTCTGCAACACAGGCTCCAGTCGAAATATCAGAATATGGTAGTTAGAAAGCTTATTTTCAGACTTGATCTTTTtcgttaattataatatatgtataattatataaggaaatatgtatctttaatttataataaattattaaaattatttaaaaatattaaaaacggagttttattgtaaaatatgtaagtataaaatttgaagttgttAGAATATGAGAGTTTTGACTGAGAATTATCATATGCAATAGTCCACAGGGAAAGTATGGTCAACCTTATACGatgataatatgtatatatactcatTATATATGTTTTATGTAACTTCCTACTAGTTCCTACTAGTTGATGCAGATTCTAAACTAAGATTGTTCGTTTTTATCATATCGTTGAAACCAAAAGGAGAAAtgcgatatgtacatatatcttctCATGACTCATCTGCTTTGATTTTTCGATTGTTTGACGCTAAAATCCAGTAAGCGAGTTCAATAGTTTCTACCGTTACTAAGTCATCGTCCATTAGAAATAGCAGATGAAGCTTAGtcattttgttattctatttccTTTGAAGATATTGTACCGAGCTGTTCATATTACTATCCCCCACtcatattttagtttaaaaacagtTGAAATTACACAACAATAGACAGAGAGTGGGAGAGTCAAAAGGAAATATTCACAATCGGAATATGGGACCTAGAGGAATAGATGGATCGATTATATATTTTCCACAGAGACCAGCCCACTTCATTTAATAAAGGTGTgatacatattaaccgatgtaTGGAAGTTCGAGCAATGGATTTATTATAGGTCCTGAATAACAATATGCTAAGTGAAACATTGTAAGCAAATGTTACTGAGATATCTTCTAAAATGTTGTCTTCCTGACTTACTGGTTTTAAGGCAGCCAGAGGAATATTCTCATAGACTGTATATGCCAGTTATGAGAATTTTTAactgatttcaatattttgtcaaTATCtcgataaaaactaaaatacagtaaaagctctttattcgcggggtatatgttccataaataa
This portion of the Zeugodacus cucurbitae isolate PBARC_wt_2022May chromosome 3, idZeuCucr1.2, whole genome shotgun sequence genome encodes:
- the LOC105219634 gene encoding uncharacterized protein LOC105219634, with product MRAHAVTALYALIAISCLGCSFCGLITELGEPFQQADEGVNEVSDILPNANIDPVIDAIQVNKNDAEPVDISSDLNPVAGIISPIPGELGFFHKLIAILTKLLSSVKPNDCEEHKEDNDSTTESVESNETTDALDNENSTVVATEIPIDSDAGESATQAPVEISEYGS